A part of Drosophila ananassae strain 14024-0371.13 chromosome 2R, ASM1763931v2, whole genome shotgun sequence genomic DNA contains:
- the LOC123257092 gene encoding uncharacterized protein LOC123257092, whose translation MYSQFTFSLSVLKSAYKMWTVLLLLGSLVASTFCHVTFTNLKCEMFDRKFGKFEKCYIRAVNRTHKYIDIYTKLYKLPIDNVTIELEPMHYNNGYKSFLLGMKVDACKYLSNPRHPSLFLLRELHATIENVSNMNHTCPFDHDIKVEKMWTGNLEKGFLKFLPIPNGDYAIFGKWFTYNIPRANVNVYFKIKNK comes from the exons ATGTACTCCCAATTTACTTTCAGCTTGTCAGTTTTAAAAAGTGCTTATAAAATGTGGACAGTATTATTGCTTTTGGGCTCCCTAGTTGCA AGCACATTCTGTCATGTGACTTTCACCAATTTGAAGTGCGAAATGTTCGACAGGAAGTTTGGAAAATTCGAAAAGTGTTATATCAGAGCAGTTAATCGAACCCATAAGTACATCGATATATATACCAAGTTGTATAAACTTCCCATTGATAATGTTACG ATTGAATTAGAACCAATGCACTATAACAATGGCTATAAATCATTTTTACTCGGCATGAAAGTTGATGCCTGCAAATATCTTAGTAATCCCAGGCATCCATCCCTGTTTCTATTAAGAGAATTACACGCAACAATTGAAAATGTTTCAAATATGAACCATACCTGTCCTTTCGAT CATGAtataaaagtcgaaaaaatGTGGACTGGTAATCTTGAAAAAGGATTTTTGAAGTTTCTACCTATTCCCAATGGAGACTATGccatttttggaaaatggTTCACATATAATATTCCTCGAGCAAATGTAAATGTgtactttaaaataaagaataaataG
- the LOC6502792 gene encoding uncharacterized protein LOC6502792 isoform X1, with translation MQIYHAIYIFIFLASPKDIFTHVSFTNLKCGSLDRRFTEFQRCYIKAFNRSHKYIDVHARLLQIPVKDVSINLKLMRYDHGYKPFFINVTFDACKFLKNQKHSIVKLFYNAFKDSSNLNHTCPYDHDLKLDHFWTGNIEADFTKYIPLINGDYSVDTLWYSNNIARSFVNIYLRLS, from the exons ATGCAAATATATCATGCaatctatatttttatttttttggcttcCCCAAAG GACATATTCACCCATGTATCCTtcacaaatttaaaatgtggCTCTTTGGATAGACGATTCACCGAATTTCAAAGGTGCTACATTAAGGCGTTCAATCGATCTCACAAATATATCGATGTCCACGCCAGGTTGCTACAAATTCCAGTAAAAGATGTCTCG attaatttaaaactaatgCGCTATGACCATGGCTATAAgccattttttataaatgtgACCTTTGACGCGTGCAAATTtctcaaaaatcaaaaacattCGATCGTAAAACTCTTCTACAACGCTTTCAAGGATAGTTCCAATTTAAACCATACCTGTCCCTACGAT CATGATTTAAAACTGGACCATTTTTGGACTGGAAACATAGAAGCAGATTTTACGAAATATATTCCACTAATTAATGGGGACTATTCTGTGGATACGCTATGGTATTCCAATAATATCGCTCGTTCTTTTGTGAATATATACCTTAGGTTATCgtga
- the LOC6502792 gene encoding uncharacterized protein LOC6502792 isoform X2 yields MQIYHAIYIFIFLASPKDIFTHVSFTNLKCGSLDRRFTEFQRCYIKAFNRSHKYIDVHARLLQIPVKDVSINLKLMRYDHGYKPFFINVTFDACKFLKNQKHSIVKLFYNAFKDSSNLNHTCPYDKQILRNIFH; encoded by the exons ATGCAAATATATCATGCaatctatatttttatttttttggcttcCCCAAAG GACATATTCACCCATGTATCCTtcacaaatttaaaatgtggCTCTTTGGATAGACGATTCACCGAATTTCAAAGGTGCTACATTAAGGCGTTCAATCGATCTCACAAATATATCGATGTCCACGCCAGGTTGCTACAAATTCCAGTAAAAGATGTCTCG attaatttaaaactaatgCGCTATGACCATGGCTATAAgccattttttataaatgtgACCTTTGACGCGTGCAAATTtctcaaaaatcaaaaacattCGATCGTAAAACTCTTCTACAACGCTTTCAAGGATAGTTCCAATTTAAACCATACCTGTCCCTACGAT AAGCAGATTTTACGAAATATATTCCACTAA
- the LOC6502793 gene encoding uncharacterized protein LOC6502793 isoform X2 yields MRKVFYALIILELLSLNVSHVTFTNLKCGTYNRKVAEFQKCYIKAVNRTHKYVDVYMKVNQIPLDNITLNLKVMRYDQGYKPFFIDITFDGCQFLKSQKNPIIKFFYEVYKDNSNINHTCPINHDIIVDHVWTGNIEAGISKYVPVINGDYSIETIFYSNKRRFGFVNAYVRLSGRPKDI; encoded by the exons ATGCGAAAAGTGTTTTATGCTCTTATTATATTGGAATTGCTATCG TTAAACGTTTCTCATGTGACTTTTACCAACTTAAAATGTGGCACCTACAATCGGAAAGTGGCTGAGTTTCAAAAGTGCTATATCAAGGCAGTGAACCGAACCCACAAGTATGTCGACGTTTATATGAAAGTTAATCAAATTCCCCTTGATAATATAACA TTGAATCTTAAGGTTATGCGTTACGATCAGGGATACAAGCCATTTTTTATAGACATAACCTTCGATGGCTGCCAGTTCCTTAAGAGCCAAAAAAATCCGataatcaaatttttttacgAAGTATACAaggacaattcaaacataaaCCATACTTGTCCCATCAAT CATGATATTATCGTGGATCATGTATGGACCGGAAACATTGAAGCGGGAATTTCCAAGTATGTTCCGGTCATTAACGGTGATTATTCCattgaaactattttttaCTCAAATAAGAGACGCTTTGGGTTTGTAAACGCATACGTACGGCTTTCTGGAAGGCCAAAGGATATTTGA
- the LOC6502793 gene encoding uncharacterized protein LOC6502793 isoform X1, with protein sequence MRKVFYALIILELLSLNVSHVTFTNLKCGTYNRKVAEFQKCYIKAVNRTHKYVDVYMKVNQIPLDNITVSKENIDLADQSKSIFQLNLKVMRYDQGYKPFFIDITFDGCQFLKSQKNPIIKFFYEVYKDNSNINHTCPINHDIIVDHVWTGNIEAGISKYVPVINGDYSIETIFYSNKRRFGFVNAYVRLSGRPKDI encoded by the exons ATGCGAAAAGTGTTTTATGCTCTTATTATATTGGAATTGCTATCG TTAAACGTTTCTCATGTGACTTTTACCAACTTAAAATGTGGCACCTACAATCGGAAAGTGGCTGAGTTTCAAAAGTGCTATATCAAGGCAGTGAACCGAACCCACAAGTATGTCGACGTTTATATGAAAGTTAATCAAATTCCCCTTGATAATATAACAGTAAGTAAAGAAAATATCGACTTAGCGGATCAATCCAAGTCTATTTTTCAGTTGAATCTTAAGGTTATGCGTTACGATCAGGGATACAAGCCATTTTTTATAGACATAACCTTCGATGGCTGCCAGTTCCTTAAGAGCCAAAAAAATCCGataatcaaatttttttacgAAGTATACAaggacaattcaaacataaaCCATACTTGTCCCATCAAT CATGATATTATCGTGGATCATGTATGGACCGGAAACATTGAAGCGGGAATTTCCAAGTATGTTCCGGTCATTAACGGTGATTATTCCattgaaactattttttaCTCAAATAAGAGACGCTTTGGGTTTGTAAACGCATACGTACGGCTTTCTGGAAGGCCAAAGGATATTTGA